A window of Haliscomenobacter hydrossis DSM 1100 contains these coding sequences:
- a CDS encoding arsenite methyltransferase, producing the protein MRSEQELKELVHNKYSAIAQSTNKASGCCDTTCCGPSDEVYTLMADEYSGLEGYNQDADLGLGCGLPTQFAQIKPGDTVLDLGSGAGNDCFVARHETGEKGQVIGVDFSEAMIARARTNVAKLGFNNVEFRHGDIENLPVASNSVDVVVSNCVLNLVPNKANVFAEIYRVLKPGAHFSISDIVIEGDLPPALQEAAELYAGCVSGAIQKTDYLQLIRDAGFTEVTLQKEKPIILPEEILQQYLSPADVEVAKQKLGDISSITVFGKKG; encoded by the coding sequence ATGCGTAGCGAACAAGAACTTAAGGAGTTGGTGCACAACAAATACAGCGCCATTGCCCAATCCACCAACAAGGCCAGCGGCTGTTGTGACACCACCTGTTGTGGTCCAAGTGATGAAGTGTACACCCTCATGGCCGATGAATACAGTGGTCTGGAAGGCTACAATCAGGACGCCGACCTGGGCCTGGGTTGTGGATTGCCCACTCAATTTGCCCAAATCAAACCGGGCGATACCGTCCTGGATTTAGGCTCTGGAGCAGGCAACGATTGTTTTGTGGCCCGCCATGAAACCGGCGAAAAAGGCCAGGTGATTGGGGTAGATTTTTCGGAAGCCATGATTGCCCGTGCCCGTACCAACGTGGCCAAACTGGGCTTTAACAATGTAGAATTCCGCCACGGGGACATCGAAAACCTGCCCGTCGCCAGCAATTCGGTCGATGTGGTGGTCAGCAACTGTGTGCTCAACCTCGTACCCAACAAGGCCAATGTTTTTGCAGAAATCTACCGCGTACTCAAACCCGGTGCCCACTTCAGCATTTCTGACATCGTGATTGAAGGGGATTTGCCACCCGCATTACAAGAAGCGGCGGAGTTGTACGCTGGCTGCGTTTCGGGGGCCATCCAAAAAACGGACTACCTGCAATTGATCAGAGACGCGGGTTTTACCGAAGTGACTTTGCAAAAGGAAAAACCGATCATTTTGCCCGAGGAAATTCTACAGCAATACCTTTCTCCTGCGGATGTTGAAGTTGCCAAACAGAAATTAGGCGACATCAGCAGCATTACCGTGTTTGGGAAAAAAGGATAA
- a CDS encoding DNA alkylation repair protein, whose protein sequence is MFLVEPYIHKLENLYREHGNPVFAEGASRYMKYRFPYFGVKTPLRRELAAAFVQEHGLPEGEDLKALCRACFDAEYRDIHYFVGDALRKKIKSLDVSFLDVFEELIGVNSWWDSVDFLAPKLVGGLFLRFPEQIPVYTDRWIESDNFWYQRAAIIFQLGYKEKTDAERLFANVLRRADSKEFFVQKGAGWALREYAKVNPVAVQNFVEGHKLPALTAREALRIIKANA, encoded by the coding sequence ATGTTTTTAGTAGAACCTTACATCCACAAACTGGAAAATTTATACCGCGAGCATGGCAATCCGGTTTTTGCAGAAGGGGCATCCCGATACATGAAGTATCGTTTTCCTTATTTTGGGGTAAAAACGCCCCTGCGGCGGGAATTGGCTGCAGCTTTTGTCCAGGAACACGGCTTACCTGAGGGGGAAGACCTCAAGGCGCTGTGTCGAGCCTGCTTTGATGCCGAGTATCGCGACATCCATTATTTTGTGGGAGATGCGTTGCGCAAAAAAATCAAATCCCTGGATGTGTCTTTTCTGGATGTTTTTGAGGAGTTGATCGGCGTAAACTCCTGGTGGGATTCGGTGGATTTTTTAGCACCAAAGCTGGTAGGAGGCCTGTTTTTGCGTTTTCCCGAACAAATTCCGGTGTACACTGATCGTTGGATTGAAAGTGACAACTTTTGGTACCAACGGGCAGCCATCATTTTTCAGTTGGGATACAAAGAAAAAACCGACGCCGAACGCCTTTTCGCCAATGTGTTGCGCAGAGCGGATAGCAAAGAATTTTTTGTGCAAAAAGGAGCGGGTTGGGCCTTGCGGGAGTACGCGAAGGTCAATCCAGTAGCGGTGCAAAATTTTGTCGAAGGGCATAAACTACCTGCGCTGACGGCTCGGGAGGCGTTACGGATCATCAAGGCGAATGCTTGA
- a CDS encoding class I SAM-dependent DNA methyltransferase: MNKLYTEYAQLYHLMYQSFIDYSAEYQYYQEILAEFHCKSILEVACGTGQLGRRFVDAGYTHQGLDMSAEMLQVAQEILPGGTFHQQDMRHIKLADTFDAALITARSVSHLLSNPDVIQTFAGIKNVLHPGGILVFDFIDANTYIPHIQANPSVTHEVNTLEGTFKRESQYLFNVAKGWQCTWKSSYYQQINGAYVPIGTDEDELRVFTEDEMELLLQLSGLKVIKFLKRPSYAYDTKVVIAQTYFTTDSHR; the protein is encoded by the coding sequence ATGAATAAACTGTACACAGAATACGCCCAGTTGTATCATTTGATGTACCAAAGCTTCATCGATTATTCCGCTGAATACCAGTACTACCAGGAAATTTTGGCGGAGTTTCACTGCAAATCCATCCTGGAAGTGGCTTGTGGTACCGGGCAGTTGGGGCGCCGTTTTGTCGATGCGGGTTATACCCACCAGGGTTTGGACATGAGCGCCGAAATGCTCCAGGTGGCTCAGGAAATCCTGCCGGGAGGAACATTTCACCAGCAGGACATGCGCCACATCAAACTTGCTGATACATTTGACGCCGCCCTGATTACAGCCCGCAGTGTTTCACACTTGCTCAGCAATCCCGATGTGATCCAAACTTTTGCCGGCATCAAAAACGTACTCCATCCAGGAGGCATCTTGGTTTTTGATTTTATTGATGCCAATACTTACATTCCACACATTCAAGCCAATCCAAGTGTGACCCACGAGGTAAATACCCTTGAAGGAACCTTCAAACGCGAGAGTCAATACCTGTTCAATGTTGCCAAAGGTTGGCAGTGTACCTGGAAATCGAGTTATTATCAGCAGATCAATGGGGCTTATGTGCCCATCGGAACGGATGAAGATGAGCTGCGGGTGTTCACCGAGGATGAAATGGAATTGCTGCTGCAACTGAGCGGGTTAAAGGTCATTAAATTCCTGAAGCGGCCTTCTTATGCGTATGATACGAAAGTGGTGATTGCGCAAACATATTTCACCACAGATTCGCACAGATGA
- a CDS encoding class I SAM-dependent methyltransferase yields MKASIDNFSTSSAQYAQFRPDYPTELFEYLYSRVSNFDCAWDCGTGNGQVALTLAERFASVQATDLSANQIANATPHPRVHYGVCRAEASPFSAQQFDLITVAQALHWFDFAAFNQEVKRVAKPGALIAVWGYGLLTINAEIDLLVQQFYTGVIDQYWDAERHHIDEAYANIPFPFAAIEKRTFSIEKHWNLAQLCGYLGTWSSVKKYIQQHGEDPLAALYPQLQKQWPEDAVLSVRFPIFLQTGIV; encoded by the coding sequence ATGAAAGCATCCATCGATAATTTTTCCACATCTTCAGCGCAGTACGCCCAGTTTCGGCCGGATTACCCCACCGAACTGTTTGAATACTTGTATTCAAGGGTCAGCAATTTCGATTGTGCCTGGGATTGCGGTACGGGCAACGGACAAGTGGCGCTAACACTGGCAGAACGTTTTGCGTCCGTGCAGGCCACCGACTTGAGTGCCAACCAAATCGCCAATGCCACGCCCCACCCAAGGGTACATTACGGGGTATGTCGCGCCGAAGCCAGCCCCTTTTCCGCTCAACAATTTGACCTCATCACCGTAGCCCAAGCCCTGCACTGGTTCGACTTTGCAGCGTTCAATCAGGAAGTAAAACGAGTCGCAAAACCCGGCGCATTGATTGCCGTATGGGGCTATGGTTTGTTGACCATCAATGCGGAAATTGATCTGTTGGTGCAACAGTTTTACACCGGGGTGATTGACCAGTACTGGGATGCAGAGCGGCACCATATCGATGAAGCTTATGCCAATATTCCCTTCCCTTTTGCTGCCATTGAAAAACGGACATTCAGTATCGAAAAACACTGGAACCTGGCGCAATTGTGCGGATATTTGGGAACCTGGTCCAGTGTAAAAAAGTACATCCAGCAACACGGAGAAGATCCCCTAGCTGCACTTTACCCCCAATTACAAAAGCAATGGCCTGAAGATGCGGTGCTTTCCGTACGTTTTCCGATCTTTCTGCAAACTGGAATCGTTTGA
- a CDS encoding amino acid permease, with translation MKQAQIGFWPAAALVAGNMIGSGIFLLPATLAVFGQLSLLGWLVSGTGALLLAYTFARLSRLITTNGGPYAYTRAAFGDFSGFVVAWGYWISLWTGNAAIAIAFVANLTPFFPNLKTDSSLSLLACLLAIWGTTAINLRGVREAAQFQLITTALRLLPILLLATLGFQYFKWENWAVDPRQFSLGDVALQTAALTFWSFLGIESATIPAAAIRDPERNISRATWWGTVFSALVFVASCSAVMGILPRVELQQSAAPFADAAQLIWGQTGYYVIAAAAAIACLGALNGWILLQGQIPYTVAKDGLFPPFFGKENPRGAPANALILSSVLMTGMVLLNYTDSLQEQFKKMILLATLANLIPYVFSALAEWIWLWRQGRFQWGLHWSLVLRSVLTFAFATAAILGTGWNTIGSGLLLLVLGMPVFAWLKWRKI, from the coding sequence TTGAAACAGGCACAAATTGGATTTTGGCCAGCGGCTGCCCTGGTAGCGGGTAACATGATTGGCTCGGGCATTTTTTTGCTTCCGGCCACGCTGGCGGTTTTTGGGCAACTCAGCCTGTTGGGCTGGCTGGTTTCCGGCACGGGTGCACTTTTGCTGGCTTATACCTTTGCCCGCTTGAGCCGCCTGATCACCACCAACGGCGGCCCATATGCCTACACCCGCGCAGCTTTTGGGGATTTTAGTGGCTTTGTGGTGGCCTGGGGCTACTGGATCTCGCTCTGGACGGGCAATGCTGCGATTGCCATCGCTTTTGTGGCCAACCTCACCCCATTTTTTCCGAACCTAAAAACGGATTCCAGTTTGTCGCTGTTGGCTTGTTTGTTGGCCATTTGGGGAACGACAGCCATTAACTTGCGCGGGGTGCGCGAGGCAGCACAGTTCCAACTGATCACTACGGCCTTGCGCTTGTTGCCCATTCTTTTGCTGGCCACCCTGGGTTTTCAATATTTCAAATGGGAAAACTGGGCGGTCGACCCTCGGCAGTTCTCGCTAGGCGACGTGGCGCTACAAACCGCGGCCCTAACTTTTTGGTCTTTCCTGGGCATTGAATCAGCAACCATTCCGGCAGCGGCCATTCGCGACCCGGAGCGCAACATCAGTCGGGCTACCTGGTGGGGCACGGTTTTTTCCGCCCTGGTCTTTGTGGCCTCTTGCTCGGCAGTGATGGGCATTTTACCACGTGTTGAATTGCAACAATCTGCCGCCCCTTTTGCCGATGCGGCGCAGCTGATTTGGGGGCAAACTGGCTATTATGTTATTGCGGCGGCGGCGGCGATCGCATGTTTGGGTGCTTTGAATGGCTGGATTTTGTTGCAAGGCCAAATTCCTTACACGGTAGCCAAAGACGGCTTGTTTCCTCCATTTTTTGGCAAAGAAAACCCACGCGGAGCACCGGCCAATGCCTTGATCCTGTCCAGTGTGTTGATGACGGGGATGGTTTTATTGAATTATACCGACTCCTTGCAAGAGCAATTCAAAAAAATGATCCTGCTGGCCACCCTGGCCAACCTGATCCCCTACGTATTTAGTGCCCTGGCAGAGTGGATCTGGTTGTGGCGGCAAGGGCGCTTTCAATGGGGATTGCACTGGAGTTTGGTGCTCCGCTCCGTGCTGACTTTTGCGTTCGCCACGGCGGCGATTTTAGGCACGGGGTGGAACACGATTGGGAGCGGGCTGCTGCTGTTAGTGTTGGGGATGCCAGTGTTTGCTTGGTTGAAGTGGCGAAAAATTTAG
- a CDS encoding Fic family protein, with amino-acid sequence MQSYIHQHRDWPNLVWDAEALLPTLSEVRHRQGILAGKMEMLGFDLKQEALLETLTLDVIKSTEIEGEFLNPELVRSSIARHLGMDIAGLLPSDRNIDGVVEMMLDATQNAQEPLSSARLFDWHAGLFPTGRSGMYKINVGQWRKDETGPMQVVSGALGKEKIHFQAPEAIRLEHEMRQFMEWFNTNQNLDPVLKAGVAHLWFVTIHPLDDGNGRIARAIADMQLSKSEGTFSRFYSMSAQIRLQRKGYYDILEKTQKGSVDITSWLLWFLNCLSAALRHTEHTLEKVLYKARFWEKHATIVLNERQVLLINKLLGPFEGKLSSSKWAKIAKCSADTALRDIQDLLNKGIMQKAEAGGRSTNYELKVV; translated from the coding sequence ATGCAAAGCTACATACACCAACATCGTGACTGGCCAAATCTAGTTTGGGATGCCGAAGCATTGCTCCCAACGCTGAGTGAAGTCCGTCATCGGCAAGGCATATTGGCAGGTAAAATGGAGATGCTGGGTTTTGACCTCAAACAAGAAGCCCTCCTGGAAACACTCACTTTAGATGTAATCAAATCAACAGAAATAGAAGGTGAATTTTTAAATCCTGAACTTGTCCGCTCCTCTATCGCCCGGCATTTGGGCATGGACATTGCAGGACTACTCCCATCTGATCGCAACATTGATGGGGTAGTTGAAATGATGCTAGATGCAACGCAGAATGCTCAAGAACCGCTCAGCTCAGCCCGACTGTTCGATTGGCACGCTGGCCTTTTCCCTACCGGACGCAGTGGAATGTATAAAATCAATGTAGGGCAATGGCGGAAAGATGAAACGGGGCCAATGCAGGTGGTTTCCGGTGCCTTAGGAAAAGAAAAAATCCATTTTCAGGCACCAGAAGCTATTCGGTTGGAACATGAAATGCGGCAATTCATGGAGTGGTTCAACACAAATCAAAACCTCGATCCGGTGCTCAAAGCTGGAGTTGCACACTTGTGGTTTGTCACCATTCACCCGCTTGACGATGGAAATGGGCGCATTGCCCGTGCCATAGCCGACATGCAATTGTCGAAGTCAGAGGGGACTTTTTCCAGGTTTTACAGCATGTCAGCTCAAATCAGACTGCAACGCAAGGGTTATTACGACATTCTTGAAAAAACGCAAAAGGGATCAGTGGACATCACCTCTTGGTTGCTCTGGTTTTTGAATTGTCTATCCGCAGCGTTGCGACATACCGAACATACGTTGGAAAAGGTATTATACAAAGCACGTTTTTGGGAAAAACACGCCACTATCGTACTGAATGAGCGACAAGTTTTGCTGATTAACAAACTTTTGGGGCCTTTCGAAGGCAAGCTCAGCTCTTCAAAATGGGCCAAAATAGCCAAATGTTCCGCAGATACCGCCCTACGCGATATTCAAGATTTACTCAATAAGGGAATAATGCAGAAAGCAGAAGCGGGAGGAAGAAGTACGAACTATGAACTGAAAGTCGTTTAG
- a CDS encoding CPBP family intramembrane glutamic endopeptidase, producing the protein MKKNLTSAILIAIGFIALLWFEKPLRTWFINNGAEALTAKFSAGTMVRLLLFSLALGLIYRLNLQRFAGFSPKMKVHHLQSTMIALAFIAMGIVGNYGTYVNSEPRLLLLFFTSVMCVGLVEEFVFRGLVLPLFIKSFQTHKNALLLSVLCSSLLFGVVHFLNLFQQPDNLLGITSQVFFAISIGVFFGGLMLRTRNILVPAILHGLVNFAFGAAELKAATLPDSTAKLANGADWNSIVPTAIFFLFILYGGLFMVKKSDANLVLSKLN; encoded by the coding sequence ATGAAAAAGAACTTAACCAGCGCCATACTGATTGCCATTGGTTTTATTGCCTTGCTTTGGTTTGAAAAACCGCTGAGAACTTGGTTCATCAACAATGGGGCTGAGGCCTTGACCGCCAAATTTTCGGCGGGTACCATGGTTAGGTTGTTGCTTTTTAGCCTTGCGCTCGGCCTAATTTACCGGCTAAACCTGCAAAGATTTGCGGGATTTAGCCCTAAAATGAAAGTGCACCATCTCCAGTCTACCATGATTGCACTTGCATTCATAGCGATGGGGATAGTCGGCAACTATGGTACGTATGTCAACTCGGAACCCCGCTTATTGCTGTTATTCTTCACCTCGGTTATGTGCGTTGGCTTGGTCGAAGAATTTGTTTTCCGGGGCCTTGTCCTTCCTTTGTTTATAAAGTCCTTTCAAACCCATAAAAATGCTTTACTCCTGAGTGTTTTGTGTTCCAGCCTGTTATTTGGCGTGGTGCATTTTCTGAATCTTTTCCAGCAACCCGACAATCTTTTAGGCATTACCTCTCAAGTATTTTTTGCTATTTCTATTGGTGTGTTTTTTGGCGGATTGATGTTGCGCACGCGAAATATTCTGGTCCCCGCCATCCTTCACGGTCTTGTAAATTTTGCCTTCGGGGCTGCTGAACTGAAAGCCGCTACCCTACCCGACAGCACCGCAAAACTTGCTAATGGTGCCGATTGGAACTCCATTGTTCCTACTGCAATCTTTTTCTTGTTTATCCTTTACGGAGGACTATTTATGGTGAAAAAATCAGATGCGAATTTGGTTCTCAGCAAATTGAATTAG
- a CDS encoding S10 family peptidase: MATTFKNILCFSLLLLSLPLLAQEKKDSTKAVPPAKSFISSHQGTFGGKTIRYKATAKETHLKNDRDEAVASIWSVAYTQEGLTDLSKRPVTFVFNGGPGSASIWLHMGMFGPQIVKLDSDAKKDDGAAPYTLSENKYALLDLTDLVFIDPVGTGYSRVVGKGKVEDFWGLNEDAASIAKFMRLWITENKRWLSPKYIAGESFGTTRAVAVANALEGGGQNMALNGLILISQALDYDGSTSIHDNITSYLTYLPSMAATAWYHKKAGQGKTLEAFVEECRQFTYDTYAPALYRGTLLNSTAQNAIAEKLSYFIGLDKDYILKSNLTVLVPRFQKQLLADKGLAIGRLDGRFMGDEADDVASEPHLGDPSDYQLSSAYTAALNHFYASVLKVDMDRPYLTSNDEVGEKWRWRTVPDGKYWEPTPVNVARQLGETMRRNTAMKVLVASGYYDLICPFFDTEYTFARNGIVPERVTKTYYEGGHMMYTHEPDLIKLAGDIRKFLTE; the protein is encoded by the coding sequence ATGGCCACCACATTCAAAAATATCCTCTGCTTCTCGCTACTCTTGTTGAGCCTCCCGCTCTTGGCGCAAGAGAAAAAAGACAGCACCAAAGCCGTTCCCCCGGCCAAATCCTTCATCAGCAGCCATCAGGGCACCTTTGGGGGTAAAACCATTCGATACAAAGCCACCGCAAAGGAAACCCACTTGAAAAATGACCGCGATGAAGCTGTTGCCTCCATTTGGTCCGTCGCCTACACGCAGGAAGGACTTACGGATCTATCCAAAAGGCCAGTGACTTTTGTATTTAATGGTGGCCCCGGTTCAGCATCGATCTGGTTGCACATGGGTATGTTTGGGCCGCAAATTGTAAAACTGGACTCCGATGCCAAAAAAGATGATGGCGCTGCGCCTTACACCTTGAGTGAGAACAAGTACGCTTTGCTGGACTTGACCGACCTCGTTTTCATCGACCCCGTAGGCACTGGCTACAGCCGGGTAGTGGGCAAGGGCAAAGTGGAAGATTTTTGGGGGTTGAATGAAGATGCCGCGTCGATCGCCAAGTTTATGCGCCTGTGGATTACCGAAAACAAACGCTGGCTTTCCCCCAAATACATTGCAGGAGAAAGTTTTGGTACCACCCGGGCAGTTGCGGTAGCCAATGCGCTGGAAGGGGGAGGTCAAAATATGGCCTTGAATGGTTTGATCCTCATTTCCCAGGCGCTGGACTACGACGGATCCACTTCCATTCACGACAACATCACCTCTTACCTGACCTACTTGCCCAGTATGGCCGCTACCGCCTGGTACCACAAAAAAGCGGGGCAAGGCAAGACCCTGGAAGCTTTCGTGGAGGAATGTCGCCAGTTCACGTACGATACGTATGCCCCCGCGCTCTATCGGGGTACTTTGTTGAACAGCACTGCACAAAATGCCATCGCCGAAAAACTGTCCTACTTTATTGGACTGGACAAAGACTACATCCTCAAATCTAACCTCACCGTGCTGGTTCCCCGTTTTCAAAAGCAATTGTTGGCCGATAAAGGACTGGCAATTGGCCGTTTGGATGGACGGTTTATGGGCGATGAAGCGGATGATGTGGCCTCCGAACCCCACTTGGGCGACCCTTCAGATTACCAATTGAGTTCGGCCTATACCGCGGCGCTCAATCATTTTTATGCCTCCGTTCTAAAAGTAGACATGGATCGGCCTTACCTGACCTCCAATGATGAAGTGGGGGAAAAATGGCGCTGGCGCACCGTACCCGATGGCAAGTATTGGGAACCCACCCCGGTGAATGTTGCCCGGCAATTGGGTGAAACCATGCGGCGCAATACCGCCATGAAAGTATTGGTGGCTAGCGGCTATTACGATTTGATTTGCCCGTTTTTTGATACCGAATACACTTTTGCCCGCAATGGAATTGTTCCCGAACGGGTCACCAAAACCTACTACGAAGGAGGGCACATGATGTACACCCACGAGCCAGATTTGATCAAATTGGCGGGCGATATCCGCAAGTTTTTGACCGAATGA
- a CDS encoding NADH-ubiquinone oxidoreductase-F iron-sulfur binding region domain-containing protein, giving the protein MSKNVRNLSARRGLDNRLFDRLAEARSEKKGLDQEVMHQISDEYLVGNANVYGAATFYDFLNPEQSNKKVFVCAGSACLLAGTQQALQQTLEQHFDPTSIGEVYCLGRCYENSAFHYHGLNYSGQAAAQITELKAGSVTTIADQYTVGSLGKGLLTAEHPSLEQTLKTLIQLLESDPEQLLEEITLSGLRGRGGAGFPLAIKLAGVKKENAEEKYIVCNADEGDPGAFSDRYLLEQKAQLVLFGMAISGYISGAQDGVLYIRAEYPEAISILQKAIEPFNRIFPHQKRNGERVDFKLHVVKAQGAYICGEETALLSSLEGLRPEVRTRPPFPTQYGLFGKPTAVNNVETLANVYAILSDGGMAFKVIGTAKSSGTKLLSLDSYFNNPGLYEVDMGTPLSVVINELGGGLKEPIKAFHIGGPLGGLVPLHKIADLTIDFESFASQGFLLGHASILSIPTRFPLLEYLEHLFAFTAHESCGKCFPCRIGSVRGKELLQKARAGNYQIDRELWDDLIDTLEKGSLCALGGGLPLPVKNAMQYFPAELGAYFK; this is encoded by the coding sequence ATGTCGAAAAACGTCAGGAATCTATCAGCTCGCCGTGGATTGGACAACAGACTGTTCGATCGTCTGGCTGAGGCACGCTCGGAAAAAAAAGGGCTCGATCAGGAAGTGATGCACCAAATATCCGATGAGTACCTCGTCGGCAATGCCAACGTCTATGGCGCCGCTACTTTCTACGATTTTTTAAACCCCGAGCAAAGCAATAAAAAAGTGTTCGTCTGCGCAGGAAGTGCCTGCCTGCTTGCCGGTACCCAACAAGCCTTGCAGCAGACGCTTGAACAACATTTCGACCCGACCTCAATTGGCGAAGTCTATTGTTTGGGGCGTTGCTACGAAAACAGCGCTTTCCATTACCATGGCCTCAATTATTCTGGGCAGGCGGCTGCACAAATCACTGAACTGAAAGCTGGCTCCGTCACAACGATTGCCGATCAATACACCGTCGGCTCGTTGGGAAAAGGTTTACTCACCGCTGAACATCCCAGCCTTGAGCAGACCCTGAAAACCTTGATTCAGCTGCTCGAAAGTGACCCCGAACAATTATTGGAGGAAATTACTTTGTCCGGGTTGCGCGGACGAGGTGGAGCGGGATTCCCACTGGCCATTAAACTGGCAGGGGTAAAAAAAGAAAACGCTGAGGAAAAATACATCGTTTGTAATGCCGATGAAGGAGACCCCGGAGCATTTTCAGACCGTTACCTTCTGGAACAAAAAGCGCAGCTGGTATTGTTTGGCATGGCCATCAGTGGCTACATCAGCGGTGCGCAGGACGGAGTGCTGTACATTCGGGCTGAATACCCTGAAGCCATCAGTATTTTGCAAAAAGCCATCGAACCATTTAATCGAATTTTTCCCCATCAAAAAAGAAATGGCGAAAGGGTTGATTTTAAACTGCACGTGGTAAAAGCGCAAGGGGCCTACATTTGTGGAGAAGAAACCGCCCTGTTGTCTTCCCTGGAGGGTTTGCGTCCGGAAGTGCGTACCCGTCCTCCTTTCCCCACCCAATATGGCCTGTTTGGAAAACCAACCGCCGTCAACAACGTGGAAACCCTGGCCAATGTATACGCCATCCTCAGCGATGGAGGTATGGCTTTTAAGGTCATCGGAACCGCCAAATCATCGGGCACCAAGCTACTTTCCCTCGATAGCTATTTCAATAATCCGGGTTTATATGAAGTTGACATGGGCACTCCCTTGTCGGTTGTCATCAACGAATTGGGTGGAGGATTGAAAGAACCCATCAAAGCCTTCCACATCGGCGGGCCACTTGGCGGGCTGGTTCCATTGCACAAAATAGCCGACCTGACTATTGATTTTGAATCATTTGCCAGCCAGGGATTTCTACTCGGGCATGCTTCGATTTTGAGTATTCCCACGCGCTTTCCTTTGCTGGAATACTTGGAGCATTTGTTTGCCTTCACCGCACACGAAAGTTGTGGAAAGTGTTTCCCCTGTCGCATTGGTTCCGTGAGGGGCAAAGAACTGCTCCAAAAAGCCAGGGCAGGCAATTACCAAATTGACCGCGAACTTTGGGATGACTTGATTGATACCCTTGAAAAAGGCTCGCTTTGCGCCCTCGGCGGCGGGCTTCCACTACCAGTTAAAAATGCCATGCAGTATTTCCCAGCGGAACTGGGCGCATATTTTAAATAG